In Coprothermobacter sp., one DNA window encodes the following:
- a CDS encoding DNA polymerase III subunit epsilon — translation MTDDERTQWEVVAQALEETGDYRVVRKLQPVERYAEPDGEPTQLGLILDTETTGLDAQVDDVIELGMVLFEYAPSTGRVYRVVDTFDELRDPGRHIPAEITAMTHITDDMVRGRAIDVAAVDAFVARATVIIAHNAAFDRPFVEKQWSVFATKPWGCSMTQVHWRDEGVATQKQELIALCLGFFYDAHRAVNDCQALLHILASALPVSGQPALKPLLGHAMADDANIWAIGAPFDAKDVLKTRGYRWSNGAGGEPKAWHITVMADELDAEMAFLESIYGRDDMHKVQVDRMSPLNRFSART, via the coding sequence ATGACGGACGACGAGCGAACGCAGTGGGAGGTCGTGGCGCAGGCGCTGGAGGAGACGGGCGACTACCGTGTTGTCCGGAAGCTCCAGCCGGTGGAACGGTATGCCGAACCCGACGGTGAGCCGACCCAGCTGGGCTTGATCCTCGACACGGAGACAACCGGTCTCGACGCACAGGTGGATGACGTCATCGAGCTGGGCATGGTGTTGTTCGAGTACGCTCCGTCGACCGGGCGCGTGTACCGTGTCGTCGACACCTTCGACGAGCTGAGGGACCCGGGGCGCCATATCCCCGCCGAGATCACCGCCATGACGCACATCACAGACGACATGGTGCGAGGGCGCGCGATCGACGTGGCCGCAGTCGACGCATTCGTCGCCCGGGCTACCGTGATCATCGCACACAACGCCGCGTTCGACCGCCCGTTCGTGGAGAAGCAGTGGAGCGTGTTCGCAACCAAGCCCTGGGGGTGTTCCATGACACAGGTGCACTGGCGCGACGAGGGTGTCGCGACCCAGAAGCAGGAGCTGATTGCACTCTGCCTGGGCTTCTTCTACGACGCGCACCGTGCCGTGAACGACTGCCAGGCCCTCCTCCATATCCTGGCGAGCGCACTGCCCGTGTCCGGCCAGCCAGCCCTGAAGCCGCTGCTCGGCCACGCCATGGCCGATGACGCCAACATCTGGGCCATCGGAGCCCCCTTCGATGCCAAGGACGTCCTCAAGACGCGCGGGTACCGATGGAGCAACGGAGCAGGCGGCGAACCGAAGGCCTGGCACATCACAGTCATGGCCGACGAGCTCGACGCCGAGATGGCGTTTCTGGAAAGCATCTACGGCCGCGACGATATGCACAAGGTTCAGGTGGACCGGATGTCGCCGCTCAACCGCTTCTCGGCCCGGACGTGA
- a CDS encoding 3'-5' exonuclease, which yields MERLVFDVETVGVPWESLDTGIQESLLRSARSDEERQDVQNSLSLFPVTAQVVCVALYSPEQDHAAVFFQAPQAGASQVREEKAVFVPCTEKELLLHFWEAAGRAKQVITFNGRGFDCPFLLVRSAANRVRPTVDLMPNRYSNQHVDLMDQFTWFGAVRRRFSLDAWCSALGVEQPKREVHGSDVTALYAAGEYMTIARYCLGDARATAQLFDLWSKYMRYPGPGQEQTPR from the coding sequence ATGGAACGGCTTGTCTTCGACGTTGAGACGGTCGGGGTCCCGTGGGAGTCGCTGGATACGGGCATCCAGGAGTCGCTGCTGCGTTCCGCCAGGAGTGATGAGGAACGGCAGGATGTCCAGAACTCGCTGAGCCTGTTCCCTGTCACGGCTCAGGTCGTCTGCGTCGCACTGTACTCACCGGAACAGGACCACGCAGCGGTGTTCTTCCAGGCGCCGCAGGCAGGGGCCTCACAGGTGCGCGAGGAGAAGGCGGTGTTCGTCCCCTGCACAGAGAAGGAGCTTTTATTGCACTTCTGGGAAGCGGCGGGCAGGGCGAAGCAGGTCATCACGTTCAACGGGCGCGGTTTCGACTGCCCCTTCCTCCTGGTGCGCTCAGCGGCCAATCGCGTCCGGCCGACGGTCGACCTCATGCCCAATCGATACAGTAACCAGCACGTGGACCTCATGGATCAGTTCACCTGGTTCGGAGCGGTCCGCCGCCGGTTCTCACTCGACGCCTGGTGCAGTGCGCTGGGCGTGGAGCAGCCGAAGCGCGAGGTGCACGGGAGTGACGTCACCGCCTTGTACGCAGCCGGCGAGTACATGACCATCGCCCGCTACTGTCTGGGTGACGCCAGGGCGACCGCGCAGCTGTTCGACCTGTGGAGCAAGTACATGCGGTACCCCGGCCCGGGACAGGAGCAGACGCCGAGATAG
- a CDS encoding radical SAM protein, translating into MTMDTVTRKSLLYRTGIGGTGAYAATHVVGCSHGCRFPCYAFLMMQRFGKVASYEEWCQPRLVANALQLAQKELPRLRGKARYVHLSFATDAFMEQHPEVTALTLQLMRLINSYDIPVHTLTKGVIPEEALQLSHENQFGITLVSVDEDFRTRYEPGTAPYPARIAGLRRAHDLGFHCFVNMEPYPTPNIWQQDVLGVLEAVDFVDEIRLGQLNYNDTVKQYPGWRAFYRRTGVIARDWCASHGIQYEGIAAADAPRPRHAASDPGDLFSA; encoded by the coding sequence GTGACCATGGACACAGTCACTCGCAAGTCACTGCTCTACCGTACCGGCATCGGCGGCACTGGCGCCTATGCAGCGACGCACGTCGTCGGCTGCTCGCATGGGTGTCGCTTCCCGTGCTACGCCTTCCTCATGATGCAGCGGTTTGGCAAAGTCGCCTCGTATGAGGAATGGTGCCAGCCTCGGCTGGTCGCCAATGCGCTGCAGTTGGCACAGAAGGAACTCCCGCGCTTGCGCGGCAAGGCGCGCTACGTGCACCTCTCGTTTGCGACCGACGCTTTCATGGAGCAGCACCCAGAGGTCACCGCGTTGACGCTGCAGCTCATGCGTCTCATCAACTCCTATGACATCCCCGTGCATACGCTGACAAAGGGTGTCATCCCGGAGGAGGCGCTGCAACTGTCTCACGAGAACCAGTTCGGCATCACCCTGGTTTCGGTCGACGAGGACTTCCGGACGCGGTATGAACCGGGCACTGCCCCCTATCCTGCGAGGATCGCGGGACTCCGCCGCGCGCACGACCTCGGGTTCCACTGCTTCGTCAACATGGAGCCGTATCCGACACCGAACATCTGGCAGCAGGACGTCCTCGGCGTCCTCGAGGCTGTCGACTTCGTGGACGAGATCCGCCTGGGCCAGCTCAACTACAACGACACCGTCAAGCAGTATCCGGGCTGGCGCGCGTTCTACCGCCGAACGGGCGTGATCGCGCGAGACTGGTGCGCGTCGCACGGCATCCAGTACGAAGGCATTGCAGCGGCCGACGCTCCCCGCCCTCGGCACGCGGCATCGGACCCAGGAGACCTGTTCAGCGCCTGA